From Juglans regia cultivar Chandler chromosome 6, Walnut 2.0, whole genome shotgun sequence, the proteins below share one genomic window:
- the LOC109000550 gene encoding E3 ubiquitin-protein ligase RGLG4 isoform X3 has product MSELHNQVTVALRSAGLESSNLILGIDFTKSNEWTGQVSFNNRSLHAIGDTPNPYEKAIAVIGKTLAPFDEDNLISCFGFGDATTHDEEVFSFHSDNSPCHGFEEVLSCYRKVVQALQLSGPTSYAPVVEAAIDIVEKSGGKYHVLVIIADGQVTRSVNTGDNELSPQEAQTIQSIVNASSYPLSIVLVGVGDGPWEDMKKFDDKIPARDVDNFQFVNFTEIMSKNGTPSSKETAFALAALMEIPFQYKAATELHLMGRVTGRAKKIVPRPPPTPYTRRPPPTREPIILSSSTPAGDESNQSACPICLTNPKDLAFGCGHMTCRDCGSKVSNCPICRQPIRSRIRLFTG; this is encoded by the exons atgtcTGAGTTACACAACCAA GTTACGGTAGCACTGAGAAGTGCAGGTCTAGAGTCATCCAATCTCATTCTTGGAATTGATTTCACCAAAAGCAATGAATGGACAG GCCAAGTCTCGTTCAATAACCGAAGCCTGCATGCCATTGGAGATACACCTAATCCATATGAGAAGGCCATCGCTGTGATTGGAAAGACTTTAGCCCCTTTTGACGAAGACAacttaatttcttgttttggttttggtgatG CCACCACGCATGATGAAGAAGTGTTTAGTTTTCACAGTGATAATTCACCTTGCCATGGTTTTGAAGAAGTTTTGTCCTGCTATAGGAAAGTGGTTCAGGCCTTGCAGCTCTCAG GGCCAACTTCTTATGCTCCGGTAGTTGAGGCTGCAATCGACATTGTAGAGAAATCTGGTGGCAAGTACCATGTGTTGGTTATCATTGCCGATGGCCAG GTTACAAGGAGCGTCAATACGGGTGATAATGAACTAAGTCCACAAGAAGCCCAAACAATCCAATCAATCGTCAATGCAAG TTCATATCCTCTGTCAATTGTTCTTGTCGGAGTTGGTGATGGACCTTGGGAAGACATGAAGAAGTTTGATGACAAGATCCCTGCACGCGATGTTGATAACTTTCAG TTTGTCAACTTCACTGAAATAATGTCAAAGAATGGGACACCTTCCTCAAAAGAAACAGCTTTTGCTCTAGCCGCCCTAATGGAGATCCCCTTCCAGTACAAAGCAGCAACTGAGCTTCACTTAATGGG ACGTGTGACAGGAAGAGCAAAGAAAATCGTTCCACGCCCTCCTCCAACTCCTTACACTCGTCGTCCGCCACCGACTCGAGAGCCAATCATACTTTCATCATCAACACCGGCAGGAGATGAAAGCAACCAATCG GCCTGCCCAATTTGCCTAACTAATCCAAAGGACTTGGCATTTGGCTGTGGACACATG ACCTGCAGAGACTGTGGATCGAAAGTTTCCAATTGTCCAATATGCCGCCAGCCCATCAGAAGTCGCATCAGGCTGTTCACTGGATGA
- the LOC109000551 gene encoding uncharacterized protein LOC109000551 has translation MSILWEKSETWRWLVRRTKESKPFFVTFATICGVVPGIIGYAVMQLTNSRNPELEARLRNNPRPETVMMGKANRERLAEYLGELQRKEDTNDRYVAALRGETLTRKPYVRIQPIPKPSNTGAEKEQKAQKEQK, from the exons ATGTCGATACTGTGGGAGAAGAGCGAGACATGGAGGTGGCTGGTGAGGAGGACAAAGGAGTCAAAGCCCTTCTTCGTTACGTTCGCCACCATATGCGGCGTCGTCCCCGGGATTATCGGTTACGCCGTGATGCAGCTCACCAACTCTCGCAACCCTGAGCTCGAAGCCCGTCTCCGCAACAATCCCCGACCAGAAACAGTC ATGATGGGGAAAGCAAATCGAGAGAGACTGGCAGAATACCTTGGGGAGCTGCAGCGGAAAGAGGATACAAATGACCGTTATGTTGCTGCTCTGAGAGGAGAGACGTTGACTAGGAAACCTTATGTGAGAATACAACCAATCCCTAAACCAAGCAACACTGGGGCTGAAAAGGAGCAAAAAGCCCAAAAGGAACAAAAGTAG